The following are from one region of the Hydrogenimonas sp. SS33 genome:
- a CDS encoding rhodanese-like domain-containing protein — MTKEEISRQVHVRPTKELLESGDMVIIDIRTEMEWRQTGIVPGAKCITFFDDFGNYDVDKFLEEYHKVADKETLVGLICRTGSRTRMVTNFMRQNGYNTVNLDGGVFYLNSIGFDLVPYDPQRDRN, encoded by the coding sequence ATGACAAAAGAAGAGATCAGCCGACAGGTCCATGTCCGCCCCACCAAAGAGTTGCTCGAAAGCGGCGATATGGTCATCATCGACATCCGCACCGAAATGGAGTGGCGCCAGACCGGCATCGTACCCGGGGCAAAATGCATCACCTTTTTCGACGATTTCGGAAACTACGACGTGGACAAATTCCTCGAAGAGTACCACAAAGTGGCCGACAAAGAGACCCTCGTCGGCCTCATCTGCCGCACCGGCAGCCGCACCCGCATGGTCACCAACTTCATGCGCCAGAACGGCTACAACACCGTCAACCTCGACGGCGGCGTCTTCTACCTCAACTCCATCGGCTTTGACCTCGTCCCCTACGACCCCCAACGGGACAGAAACTGA
- a CDS encoding NUDIX hydrolase, protein MPIKTPYVATDSVIECFNEAGEFLGIVLIRRKNPPRGTALPGGFVEIGETVEEACIREMREETGLDIGLEHLLGVYSDPKRDPRFHTVSAVFVSRAVGEPRGGDDAASASLFHLADIPWDDLVFDHAQILRDYIAYKDRS, encoded by the coding sequence ATGCCCATAAAGACCCCCTACGTCGCGACGGACAGCGTTATCGAATGTTTCAACGAAGCGGGAGAGTTTCTCGGCATCGTGCTGATCCGGCGGAAAAACCCTCCCAGGGGCACCGCCCTCCCCGGCGGTTTCGTGGAGATTGGCGAAACGGTGGAAGAGGCATGCATCCGGGAGATGCGGGAGGAGACGGGCCTGGATATCGGGCTGGAGCATCTGCTGGGGGTCTACTCCGACCCGAAGCGGGACCCCCGTTTCCATACCGTTTCGGCCGTCTTCGTCAGCCGCGCCGTCGGAGAGCCCAGGGGCGGGGACGACGCCGCCTCCGCCTCTCTTTTCCACCTGGCCGACATACCCTGGGACGATCTCGTCTTCGACCATGCGCAGATTCTCCGGGACTACATCGCTTACAAGGATCGCTCTTAA
- the murA gene encoding UDP-N-acetylglucosamine 1-carboxyvinyltransferase — translation MDYLSITGPSRLGGSVTISGAKNAALPLMAATLLCDKPVTIDNVPDVADIRTLLKLFKKLGSRFTFDDHTLVIDNEAIDNTTATYDIVKTMRASILVLGPLLARFGRCEVSLPGGCAIGQRPIDLHLKALEQMGAVIEIKNGYVVATAPEGLQGAHIIFDKVTVTGSENIIMAAALARGKTQLINVAKEPEVVQLCEVLANAGVTIEGIGSDELVIHGTDRAPVCFEPFSIIPDRIEAGTYLCAAAITYSTVTLENVRPDHLDAVTAKLHEAGCRVSAEGSAMTLHPAARLRSFDISTTEYPGFPTDMQAQFMALATQAEGVSIIEERLFENRFMHVSELQRLGASIHLKGNTATLNGPIQLLGADVMATDLRASSALVLAGLAASGVTNVHRIYHLDRGYEKLHEKLKNLGAKIERLSE, via the coding sequence ATGGATTATCTCTCTATTACCGGCCCTTCCCGTCTGGGAGGCTCCGTCACGATTTCCGGCGCGAAGAACGCCGCCCTGCCCCTCATGGCGGCGACGCTACTCTGCGACAAACCGGTGACCATCGACAACGTTCCCGACGTGGCCGACATCCGCACCCTTCTAAAGCTTTTTAAAAAACTGGGAAGCCGCTTCACCTTCGACGACCATACGCTGGTCATCGACAACGAAGCGATCGACAATACCACGGCGACCTACGACATCGTCAAGACGATGCGTGCCTCCATTCTGGTGCTTGGGCCGCTGCTGGCCCGATTCGGACGGTGCGAAGTGAGCCTTCCCGGCGGCTGTGCCATCGGGCAGCGCCCCATCGACCTGCACCTCAAAGCGCTGGAGCAGATGGGGGCCGTCATCGAAATAAAAAACGGCTACGTCGTCGCCACGGCCCCGGAAGGGCTGCAGGGCGCCCACATCATTTTCGACAAGGTGACGGTGACGGGCAGTGAGAACATCATCATGGCGGCGGCGCTGGCGAGAGGGAAGACCCAGCTCATCAACGTGGCCAAGGAGCCGGAAGTGGTGCAGCTGTGCGAAGTGCTGGCAAATGCGGGCGTGACCATCGAAGGGATCGGCAGCGACGAACTCGTCATCCACGGCACCGACCGCGCGCCGGTCTGTTTCGAGCCTTTCAGCATCATTCCCGACCGTATCGAAGCGGGGACCTACCTCTGTGCCGCCGCCATTACCTACAGTACGGTGACGCTGGAGAATGTGCGGCCCGACCACCTCGACGCCGTCACCGCCAAACTGCACGAAGCGGGCTGCCGCGTCTCGGCCGAAGGGAGCGCCATGACCCTCCATCCCGCGGCGCGGCTGCGCTCCTTCGACATCTCGACGACGGAGTACCCCGGTTTCCCCACCGACATGCAGGCGCAGTTCATGGCTTTGGCGACCCAGGCCGAGGGGGTCAGCATCATCGAGGAGCGCCTTTTCGAGAACCGTTTCATGCATGTCAGCGAGCTGCAGCGCCTGGGGGCGAGCATCCATCTCAAAGGCAACACGGCCACACTCAACGGCCCCATTCAGCTGCTGGGCGCGGATGTGATGGCGACCGACCTGCGGGCCAGCAGCGCCCTGGTCCTCGCCGGCCTGGCCGCCAGCGGCGTCACCAACGTCCACCGCATCTACCACCTGGACCGGGGGTACGAGAAGCTGCACGAAAAACTGAAAAATCTGGGAGCGAAGATCGAGCGGTTGTCGGAGTAG
- a CDS encoding helix-turn-helix transcriptional regulator has protein sequence MHSYDEPVYLISVVAKVLNIHPQTLRQYEREGLIEPSRTQGRMRLYSQRDIDRIKLILRLTRELGVNLAGVDIIMQLKEKINAMQQEIDSLREELEKCKNSATIPSHRAMVAKNNYEIIIFEEEE, from the coding sequence ATGCACAGTTACGACGAACCGGTCTATCTGATCAGTGTGGTGGCGAAGGTTCTCAACATCCATCCCCAGACCCTGCGCCAGTATGAAAGGGAAGGGCTCATCGAGCCGTCGCGCACCCAGGGGCGGATGCGCCTCTACTCCCAGCGGGACATCGACCGAATCAAGCTTATTTTGCGGCTGACGAGGGAGCTGGGTGTCAACCTCGCAGGCGTCGACATCATCATGCAGCTCAAGGAGAAGATCAACGCGATGCAGCAGGAGATCGATTCACTCCGTGAAGAGCTGGAGAAGTGTAAAAACAGCGCGACCATCCCCAGCCACCGCGCCATGGTGGCCAAAAACAACTACGAAATCATCATCTTCGAAGAGGAGGAGTAG
- a CDS encoding DnaJ C-terminal domain-containing protein, translating into MSKSLYETLGVSENASPEEIKRAYRKLARKYHPDINKDPGAEEKFKEINAAYEVLSDPEKKKQYDQFGDQMFGGQSFHDFAHGQGGNVDLDEILRNIFGGGGFGGFGGGSARGGFGGFSSGGFGGFDMGGMGTPDLDIHAKITIPFNTAVQGGTHHIDVSGESFDIRIPAGVKSGETLRIRGKGKSYNGQRGDLLLKIDVAPSPEYERRGDDLYKSIDIPLKIAMFGGKIKVPTLEKEITLKVPKNTKNGQKFRVKGLGAMNRKTKTKGDLYLIANIVLPKVEELDPELAKMMEEKLPGGE; encoded by the coding sequence ATGAGCAAAAGCCTCTATGAAACGTTGGGCGTCAGCGAAAACGCGAGCCCCGAAGAGATCAAACGCGCCTACAGAAAACTGGCGCGCAAATATCACCCGGACATCAACAAGGATCCGGGTGCGGAAGAGAAGTTCAAGGAGATCAACGCCGCTTACGAAGTGTTGAGCGATCCCGAAAAGAAGAAACAGTACGACCAGTTCGGCGACCAGATGTTCGGCGGCCAGAGTTTCCACGATTTTGCCCATGGCCAGGGCGGCAACGTAGACCTGGACGAGATACTCCGCAACATCTTCGGCGGCGGCGGTTTCGGCGGTTTCGGCGGCGGTTCCGCCCGTGGAGGGTTCGGCGGATTCAGCAGCGGCGGTTTCGGCGGTTTCGACATGGGCGGCATGGGTACGCCCGACCTGGACATCCATGCGAAGATCACGATTCCCTTCAACACGGCGGTCCAGGGCGGTACACACCATATCGACGTCAGCGGGGAGTCTTTCGATATCCGCATTCCCGCCGGCGTCAAGAGCGGCGAAACGCTGCGCATCCGCGGCAAGGGGAAAAGCTACAACGGCCAGCGGGGCGACCTGCTGCTCAAAATCGACGTGGCGCCGAGTCCCGAATATGAGCGAAGGGGGGACGACCTCTACAAGAGCATCGACATTCCCCTCAAAATCGCGATGTTCGGGGGCAAAATAAAGGTTCCGACACTGGAGAAAGAGATCACCCTCAAAGTGCCCAAAAACACCAAAAACGGCCAGAAATTCCGTGTCAAAGGGCTCGGGGCGATGAACCGCAAGACTAAGACGAAGGGGGATCTCTACCTCATCGCCAACATCGTTCTGCCCAAGGTCGAGGAACTCGATCCCGAACTTGCTAAAATGATGGAAGAAAAACTGCCGGGAGGTGAATGA
- a CDS encoding AarF/UbiB family protein, with protein MHNLRLYSPARIWRVFILLLTFFLLIRNRERFLWFRPLPPEALRERIVELGASYIKLAQVLATRADFFSPDYLNVLKTLHDELPPMEREAFNTVFGEAFGKRPPFARFDERPIASASIGQVHEAWLQDGTKVAVKLRRLGIEERVRSDIAILKSLHALFRPLFSHYTKNSIEAVIVEFSAMILQEVSLRHEVENLKKFAATYEGQGVLFPEAYEAYCSDDAIVMSFMEGFRFDDKEALQKAGLDFRPVIAKLVDFYAEQMLVKGYFHADPHPGNLLVNDQGELILLDFGMVKRIPNETRVAIIEMIKSAHERDYELYVSSAKRLGVIAYEAPQGELAELVERMFDIFSDDTLSALSMQTLAFEILDSMRDMPFKLPQEAIYILRVSAIIEGLGTTYIENFNGIKDILPVLQKNIPRALGAKDTMLELLFDELKSTPYVLKDLKTTLKQASEGTLKVEMSLHQLGWMTKEARSYAKPIIVSFAAMLGAIFLMLFDPALKEVAALIFALAFLRVIYG; from the coding sequence GTGCATAACCTCCGGCTCTACTCCCCCGCACGCATCTGGCGTGTCTTCATACTGCTGCTCACCTTTTTTCTGCTCATTCGCAACCGGGAGCGGTTTCTGTGGTTTCGTCCCCTCCCCCCGGAGGCGCTGCGTGAAAGGATCGTGGAGCTGGGGGCCAGCTACATCAAACTGGCCCAGGTTCTGGCAACGAGGGCGGATTTCTTCTCTCCGGACTATCTGAACGTCCTGAAGACTCTTCACGACGAACTTCCGCCGATGGAGCGGGAGGCGTTCAATACCGTCTTTGGGGAGGCGTTCGGCAAGCGGCCCCCCTTTGCCAGGTTCGACGAGCGTCCCATCGCCAGCGCCTCCATCGGCCAGGTGCACGAAGCGTGGCTGCAGGACGGCACCAAGGTGGCGGTCAAACTGCGGCGGCTGGGCATCGAGGAGCGGGTCCGCAGCGACATCGCCATTCTAAAGAGCCTGCATGCCCTCTTCCGCCCCCTCTTCTCCCACTACACCAAGAACTCCATCGAAGCGGTGATCGTGGAGTTTTCGGCCATGATTCTGCAGGAGGTGAGCCTGCGGCACGAAGTGGAGAACCTCAAAAAATTTGCCGCGACCTACGAAGGGCAAGGTGTCCTCTTCCCCGAAGCCTACGAAGCCTACTGCAGCGACGACGCCATCGTCATGAGTTTCATGGAGGGATTCCGTTTCGACGACAAGGAGGCTCTGCAGAAAGCGGGGCTCGATTTTCGGCCCGTCATCGCCAAACTGGTCGACTTCTATGCCGAGCAGATGCTGGTCAAGGGCTACTTCCACGCCGACCCCCATCCCGGCAACCTGCTGGTCAATGACCAGGGGGAGCTGATATTACTCGATTTCGGCATGGTCAAGCGCATTCCCAACGAGACCCGCGTCGCCATCATCGAGATGATCAAATCGGCCCATGAACGGGACTACGAGCTCTATGTCAGCAGCGCCAAGCGCCTCGGGGTCATCGCCTACGAAGCGCCCCAGGGGGAGCTGGCGGAGCTGGTGGAGCGGATGTTCGACATCTTCAGCGACGACACCCTCAGCGCTCTTTCCATGCAGACGCTGGCTTTTGAGATTCTCGACTCCATGCGGGATATGCCTTTCAAACTTCCCCAGGAGGCGATCTACATTCTTCGTGTCAGTGCCATCATCGAGGGGCTGGGGACCACCTACATCGAAAACTTCAACGGCATCAAGGATATTCTGCCGGTGCTGCAGAAGAACATTCCCCGCGCACTGGGGGCCAAAGATACGATGCTGGAGCTGCTGTTCGACGAGCTCAAATCGACCCCTTATGTCCTCAAAGATCTCAAGACGACCCTCAAACAGGCCAGCGAGGGGACCCTCAAGGTGGAGATGTCGCTGCACCAGCTCGGATGGATGACCAAAGAGGCGCGCAGCTACGCCAAGCCCATCATCGTCTCCTTCGCCGCCATGCTCGGGGCCATCTTCCTGATGCTTTTCGACCCGGCGCTGAAAGAGGTCGCCGCTCTTATTTTCGCTCTCGCCTTTCTACGGGTAATTTACGGCTGA
- a CDS encoding isoprenylcysteine carboxylmethyltransferase family protein has protein sequence MKFKTTSSVVIRILLWAVMLIGGVVGGIYCDLVCFESYRKLFLNPLYHLLTFVAGYLLMTRAFRAAAAGGKELARHGKEGDVPRLETNRLVTSGIYAHMRHPMLFGLMLVPLALGLMVGSPTFITIIAPVEMLFIVVMILTLEERECRKKFGSDYDAYARKVPAVCLSPHCLRLLFSRKREER, from the coding sequence ATGAAATTCAAAACAACGTCATCCGTCGTCATTCGCATCCTGCTGTGGGCCGTCATGCTCATCGGCGGGGTGGTGGGCGGCATCTACTGCGATCTCGTCTGTTTTGAAAGTTACAGAAAACTCTTTCTCAACCCCCTCTACCATCTTCTCACCTTCGTCGCGGGCTATCTGCTGATGACGAGGGCTTTCCGCGCCGCGGCCGCCGGCGGAAAAGAGCTGGCCAGACACGGCAAAGAGGGCGACGTTCCGCGACTGGAGACCAACCGTCTCGTCACGAGCGGCATCTATGCCCACATGCGCCACCCGATGCTCTTCGGCCTGATGCTCGTGCCGCTGGCGCTGGGGCTGATGGTCGGCTCACCCACCTTCATCACGATCATCGCGCCGGTGGAGATGCTCTTCATCGTCGTGATGATCCTGACGCTGGAGGAGAGGGAGTGCCGGAAGAAATTCGGAAGCGACTACGACGCCTACGCGCGCAAAGTCCCCGCCGTCTGCCTCTCCCCCCACTGCCTCAGGCTTCTCTTTTCCCGGAAGAGAGAAGAGCGTTAA
- a CDS encoding c-type cytochrome: MKKTVVMTVTSLLLLSGCGDHTKKPTYEGAALAEQKCSHCHNLEMPPKTSPDEKAPPMMAVVFHVRDFMKVENPSEKRQKFIDFVTDYVINPSASKSFCDKKSLQEYGVMPSQKGKVTPEELEAIAGYMYDHFDPGVYLKIMERKARMEALPAYKRVLVQKNCLGCHGVEQDKIAPSFHKIAQKYHKVGKKTMAQSIRNGSRGKWRGFKVPMPPFRDLSDEEMNAVTDWILRQ, from the coding sequence ATGAAAAAAACAGTGGTGATGACGGTTACCTCGCTCTTGCTGCTGAGCGGTTGTGGTGACCATACGAAAAAGCCGACCTATGAGGGGGCGGCACTGGCAGAGCAAAAGTGTTCCCACTGCCACAACCTCGAGATGCCGCCCAAAACCTCTCCCGATGAAAAGGCGCCGCCGATGATGGCGGTCGTCTTTCATGTCAGAGATTTCATGAAAGTGGAAAACCCTTCCGAGAAACGGCAGAAATTCATCGACTTCGTCACCGATTACGTCATTAACCCGTCCGCCTCCAAATCGTTCTGTGACAAGAAAAGTCTCCAGGAATACGGGGTGATGCCCTCGCAGAAAGGAAAGGTAACGCCGGAGGAGCTCGAAGCGATCGCCGGGTATATGTATGACCATTTCGACCCGGGGGTCTATCTCAAAATTATGGAGCGCAAGGCGCGCATGGAGGCGCTGCCGGCCTACAAGCGGGTGCTCGTTCAGAAAAACTGTCTGGGATGCCACGGCGTCGAACAGGACAAAATCGCCCCCTCTTTCCATAAAATCGCCCAAAAATACCACAAAGTGGGGAAAAAGACGATGGCACAGAGCATCCGCAACGGCAGCCGCGGCAAATGGAGAGGGTTCAAAGTGCCGATGCCGCCCTTTCGTGATTTGAGTGACGAAGAGATGAATGCCGTCACCGACTGGATACTTCGGCAATAG